In a genomic window of Plectropomus leopardus isolate mb chromosome 6, YSFRI_Pleo_2.0, whole genome shotgun sequence:
- the ankdd1b gene encoding ankyrin repeat and death domain-containing protein 1A produces MESRALALRAMIEKHRPKTENLDPRKWMRKETVMGFTDFIFNKNSDKETDDSFDNKEMLLNAEKEFMEAAKRNDVETMKTLVRGLNANAKNVDNRTALHYAVAGKNIEAVKLLLQRRVKVDQKDRYGVAPIHLAAWFGSLEIMKLLVQAGAEQKVENEEGLNILHCAAINNHTEIVEYIVNDLQMRELDKDDQSGHRPFALAAEHGCVEMLDTLIEPYNMATMKPNMSGDTPLHLAARNGHLDTVQLLLQSFDTRDEVNMDGETALYQAADNGQEECVLALLEASCDPNILTTAQCSALHPVSEKGDTSLVQLLLYYKACTDFQNENLEAPIHLAVKNSHIPVIHALLKAGCNVNVTDKRSQTVMHLAAELARIEVVEMLLKAGLDLTLRDRQGKTALGVAVRADEVIIVDMIIKAERYYAWRQANPELNESVHSEYPLTFKLDHRYETRQLRSMAWRLAYELLKPGDWKRLAEHWGFTKEQVSAIEEQWTGQHSYQEHGNRMLLIWFHGEELAQKSPSKELFQGLILTGNRKAADKIRMEAESSSSKTCSIS; encoded by the exons ATGGAGAGTAGAGCTTTGGCTTTGAGGGCAATGATCGAGAAGCATCGTCCCAAGACGGAGAATTTGGACCCTCGAAAGTGGATGAGAAAGGAGACTGTGATGGGATTTACAGACTTCATATTCAACAAAAACTCTGACAAAGAGACAGACGACAGCtttgacaacaaagagatgt TGCTTAATGCAGAGAAGGAGTTTATGGAGGCAGCTAAAAGAAATGATGTGGAGACCATGAAGACTCTTGTGCGAGGGCTGAATGCCAATGCAAAGAATGTG GATAACAGGACTGCCCTTCACTACGCAGTAGCTGGAAAAAACATTGAAGCTGTGAAGCTTCTTTTGCAGCGGAGAGTCAAGGTGGACCAAAAGGACAGG TACGGTGTCGCACCCATTCATTTGGCTGCCTGGTTTGGCAGTTTGGAGATCATGAAATTGTTGGTGCAAGCTGGGGCTGAACAGAAGGTTGAGAATGAG GAAGGACTGAACATCTTGCATTGTGCTGCAATCAACAACCACACTGAAATTGTAGAGTATATAGTTAATGACCTGCAGATGAGAGAACTAGACAAAGATGACCAG TCAGGACACCGACCATTTGCACTGGCGGCAGAGCATGGCTGTGTTGAAATGTTGGACACGCTGATCGAACCATACAACATGGCCACTATGAAGCCCAACATG AGCGGGGACACGCCCCTGCACTTAGCTGCCAGGAACGGTCACTTGGACACCGTCCaattgctgctgcagagctttgATACTCGGGATGAAGTCAATATG GACGGAGAGACAGCTCTGTACCAGGCTGCAGACAACGGCCAGGAAGAATGTGTTCTGGCCCTGCTGGAGGCTAGCTGTGACCCCAACATCCTTACAACG GCCCAATGCAGCGCTCTCCATCCAGTGTCAGAAAAAGGAGACACCTCTCTTGTGCAGCTCCTCTTATATTACAAAGCCTGCACAGACTTCCAGAACGAG AACCTAGAGGCTCCCATCCACCTGGCTGTAAAGAACAGCCACATCCCTGTCATCCATGCCTTACTGAAAGCTGGCTGCAACGTTAATGTCACAGATAAG AGGTCCCAGACTGTGATGCATCTAGCTGCAGAGCTGGCCAGAATAGAAGTCGTGGAAATGCTTCTTAAAGCTGGGCTGGATCTGACGCTCAGGGATCGG CAGGGTAAGACGGCTCTGGGTGTGGCAGTCAGAGCAGACGAGGTGATTATTGTGGACATGATCATAAAAGCAGAGAGATACTACGCCTGGAGGCAG GCCAACCCAGAGCTTAATGAGAGCGTTCACAGCGAGTATCCGCTCACGTTTAAACTCGACCACCGCTATGAGACCCGGCAGCTCCGTTCGATGGCCTGGCGCCTGGCGTACGAGCTCCTTAAACCAGGAGACTGGAAAAGACTGGCAGAACACTGGGGCTTCACGAAGGAGCAAGTGTCGGCCATCGAGGAGCAGTGGACAG GTCAGCACAGCTATCAGGAGCATGGGAACAGGATGCTGCTGATCTGGTTCCATGGGGAGGAGCTGGCTCAAAAGAGTCCGTCTAAAGAACTATTCCAGGGACTCATCCTCACAGGGAACAGGAAAGCTGCAG ATAAGATTCGGATGGAGGCAGAGAGTTCCAGCAGTAAGACCTGCAGCATTTCATGA